From Anopheles darlingi chromosome 2, idAnoDarlMG_H_01, whole genome shotgun sequence, the proteins below share one genomic window:
- the LOC125960166 gene encoding U3 small nucleolar RNA-associated protein 18 homolog yields MSDDEELQDMVASYISNVRAKFEMNSKSAEPSESSGDEEAAEPEEDMKKEVESDAESAPSDEDKPVPPMDGKRRKVKKADSFDEAEKKEMKQLDNDEQEADLTKAFNELEESDIQKPKTAKERALMSIVFGGKSEFVSQLSEQATERTVKRKRKHPQQAIAEAQSSDEEDTKPVERSAIWQDSDDENDDDVNDPQVKRNKHIRDLGKLSYERRRKKFEQIVGNPKWADLDRVQEPDSDEEILQTVGHVVKSQKSTGDLPKEMIEMKVLRRLNRETKNEGEILSICFHPTSMVAMIAGKAGLVSIVTVDGERNEKLHTIGLPKFKLVCAQLTPDGNEAIFGSYRRFYHVYNLISGQSHTLPIPYQENWSMRNFRISPSGQYLASVGLCGEVHLLSAKTKELLRTIQLRYYCSALAFTPDSRYLFCHTNDTEVYVYSLEKWSIVNVFHDEGCVNGSSIALCPNGQYVATGNKQGIVNIYQLDVTLQKKFPVPLKTIDNLTTAIGSVTFNATSELLAIASPVVQNGIRLVHVRSGTVFRNFPLQNSSLGYVTTVEFSPSGGYLAIGNKKSFVSLFRVKHYQNY; encoded by the coding sequence ATGTCCGACGATGAAGAGCTACAAGACATGGTTGCTAGCTATATTAGCAATGTGCGAGCGAAATTCGAAATGAATTCCAAGTCGGCTGAACCATCGGAGTCTTCCGGCGACGAGGAGGCCGCAGAACCGGAAGAGGACATGAAGAAGGAGGTCGAAAGTGATGCAGAAAGTGCTCCATCGGATGAGGACAAACCTGTTCCCCCGATGGatgggaaaaggagaaaggttAAGAAAGCGGATAGCTTCGATGAGGCCGAAAAAAAGGAGATGAAACAGCTGGACAACGATGAGCAGGAGGCAGATCTGACGAAAGCATTCAACGAGCTGGAGGAGAGCGACATccagaaaccgaaaacggCTAAAGAGCGAGCGCTGATGTCCATCGTGTTCGGTGGCAAGTCAGAATTCGTTTCCCAGCTCTCCGAACAAGCCACCGAAAGGACAGTCAAACGGAAACGCAAGCACCCGCAGCAGGCGATCGCGGAAGCGCAATCGAGCGACGAGGAAGACACTAAACCCGTCGAACGATCGGCCATATGGCAGGATTCGGACGAtgaaaacgatgacgacgtgaACGATCCTCAGGTGAAGCGAAACAAGCACATCCGTGACCTGGGCAAGCTGTCGTACgaacggagaaggaaaaagttcGAGCAAATCGTCGGCAATCCAAAGTGGGCCGATCTTGACCGCGTACAGGAACCGGATTCGGATGAGGAGATCCTGCAGACGGTGGGCCACGTCGTGAAGAGTCAGAAGTCAACGGGCGACCTGCCGAAGGAGATGATCGAGATGAAGGTACTGCGAAGATTGAAccgagaaacgaaaaacgaaggCGAGATCCTATCGATCTGCTTCCATCCGACATCAATGGTGGCGATGATTGCCGGAAAAGCTGGCTTGGTATCGATTGTGACGGTCGATGGCGAACGTAACGAGAAACTGCACACGATCGGTTTGCCCAAGTTCAAGCTGGTCTGCGCCCAGTTGACCCCCGACGGTAATGAGGCGATATTTGGCAGCTACCGAAGGTTTTACCACGTGTACAACCTGATCAGCGGCCAGAGCCATACACTACCAATCCCTTACCAGGAGAACTGGTCGATGCGTAACTTCCGCATCTCGCCTTCTGGCCAGTATCTGGCCTCGGTCGGTTTGTGTGGCGAGGTGCATCTTCTTAGTGCGAAAACAAAGGAACTGCTGCGTACGATCCAGCTGCGGTACTATTGCTCGGCACTCGCTTTTACGCCCGATTCCCGGTACCTATTCTGTCACACCAACGATACCGAGGTGTACGTTTACTCGCTCGAGAAATGGAGCATCGTGAACGTGTTCCACGATGAAGGTTGCGTCAACGGTTCATCGATAGCACTCTGTCCCAATGGGCAGTACGTGGCCACGGGCAATAAACAGGGCATTGTAAACATCTATCAGCTGGATGTGACGCTACAGAAAAAGTTTCCGGTACCGCTGAAGACGATCGATAACCTAACGACTGCCATCGGAAGCGTTACATTCAATGCAACCTCGGAACTGTTGGCCATTGCATCACCGGTGGTACAGAACGGGATACGGCTGGTTCACGTTCGCAGTGGAACGGTTTTCAGAAATTTCCCGCTACAAAACTCATCCCTGGGATACGTGACGACCGTTGAGTTCTCGCCCTCCGGCGGTTATTTGGCAATCGGTAATAAGAAGAGCTTTGTATCGCTGTTTAGAGTTAAGCACTATCAGAACTACTGa
- the LOC125960191 gene encoding small integral membrane protein 4: protein MIIRKSARVKKLLDLWPGKRALGVYRFLPIFFGLGAALEFSMIHWRVGETNFYNTFKKRQAKDIVAERLRLNELEPIKD, encoded by the exons ATGATTATCCGGAAAAGTGCCAGAGTTAAGAAATTGCTCGATCTATGGCCCGGTAAGCGTGCCCTAGGTGTCTACCGGTTTTTGCCGATTTTCTTTGGACTCGGAGCGGCCCTCGAGTTTTCCATGATTCACTGGCGGGTGGGAGAGACCAATTTCT ATAATACGTTCAAAAAGCGGCAAGCAAAGGATATCGTTGCGGAAAGACTGCGGTTGAATGAGCTAGAACCGATCAAAGACTAG